In Vibrio sp. FE10, the following are encoded in one genomic region:
- the prmA gene encoding 50S ribosomal protein L11 methyltransferase, with protein MPWIQIKLNATNENAEQIGDMLMEETGALSVTFLDAQDTPVFEPLPGETRLWGDTDILALYDAEIDTGVVLAQIKASNMFPADFAHKIEQIEDKDWEREWMDNFHPMKFGERLWICPSWRDIPEPDAVNVMLDPGLAFGTGTHPTTALCLEWLEGLDLTGKTVIDFGCGSGILAIAAIKLGAAKVIGIDIDPQALLASKDNAQRNGVAEQLEVFLPQDQPEGLIADVVVANILAGPLRDLSGIIKGLIKPTGVLAMSGVLDTQAEDVATYYRDELHIDPIIEQQEWCRISGRKQG; from the coding sequence ATGCCTTGGATTCAAATCAAGCTTAATGCGACCAATGAAAATGCCGAACAAATCGGCGACATGTTAATGGAAGAGACTGGTGCTCTTTCTGTAACTTTCCTGGATGCACAAGATACCCCTGTATTTGAGCCTCTGCCGGGTGAAACTCGCCTTTGGGGTGATACTGACATTCTCGCGCTATACGACGCTGAGATTGATACTGGTGTCGTTCTAGCGCAGATTAAAGCAAGCAACATGTTCCCTGCAGACTTTGCTCATAAAATCGAACAGATTGAAGACAAGGATTGGGAACGTGAATGGATGGATAACTTCCACCCAATGAAGTTTGGTGAGCGTCTTTGGATCTGCCCGAGCTGGCGTGATATCCCAGAACCTGACGCTGTGAACGTCATGTTAGACCCTGGTCTTGCATTTGGTACTGGTACTCACCCAACAACGGCGTTGTGTCTTGAATGGCTTGAAGGCTTAGACCTTACAGGCAAAACCGTGATCGACTTCGGTTGTGGTTCAGGCATTCTTGCGATCGCTGCGATCAAACTGGGTGCTGCAAAAGTTATCGGGATCGACATTGATCCTCAAGCTCTGCTTGCTTCAAAAGACAACGCACAACGCAATGGTGTTGCTGAGCAGTTAGAGGTGTTCCTACCTCAAGACCAACCTGAAGGTCTGATTGCTGACGTTGTTGTTGCTAACATCCTTGCAGGTCCTTTACGCGACCTTTCAGGCATCATCAAAGGCCTAATTAAGCCAACTGGCGTGCTTGCGATGTCGGGTGTTTTGGATACACAAGCAGAAGATGTTGCGACTTATTATCGTGATGAGCTTCACATTGATCCAATCATTGAACAACAAGAATGGTGTCGAATCTCTGGTCGCAAGCAAGGCTAG
- the acs gene encoding acetate--CoA ligase, with product MSEAHVYPVKESIKSTTHADNDTYLAMYQQSVSDPEGFWGEHGKIVDWIKPFTQVKNTSFDPGHIDIRWFEDGTLNVSANCIDRHLAERGGEVAIIWEGDDPADDKTLTFNELHKEVCLFSNALKEQGVRKGDVVCLYMPMVPEAAVAMLACTRIGAVHTVVFGGFSPEALSGRIIDSNSKVVITADEGVRGGRAVPLKKNVDEALTNPEVKNIEKVVVFKRTGGDVAWHEHRDVWWHDAIANVSADCPPEEMNAEDPLFILYTSGSTGKPKGVMHTTGGYLVYAAMTFKYVFDYQEGETFWCTADVGWITGHTYLVYGPLANGAKTILFEGVPNYPNTSRMSEVVDKHKVNILYTAPTAIRALMAKGNEAVEGTSRDSLRVMGSVGEPINPEAWEWYYKTIGNEQSPIVDTWWQTETGGILIAPLPGATDLKPGSATRPFFGVQPALVDNMGNIIEGATDGNLVILDSWPGQMRTVHGDHDRFEQTYFSTFKGMYFTSDGARRDEDGYYWITGRVDDVLNVSGHRMGTAEIESALVAFDKIAEAAIVGIPHDIKGQAIYAYITLNDGEFPTAELHKEVKDWVRKEIGPIATPDVLHWTDSLPKTRSGKIMRRILRKIATGDTGNLGDTSTLADPSVVDKLIAEKAELA from the coding sequence ATGAGTGAAGCCCACGTTTATCCGGTAAAAGAAAGTATTAAATCAACCACACACGCGGATAATGACACTTACCTAGCCATGTACCAACAATCTGTTTCTGACCCTGAAGGCTTTTGGGGTGAACACGGAAAAATCGTTGATTGGATTAAGCCTTTCACACAAGTAAAAAATACCTCTTTCGACCCTGGCCACATTGATATTCGCTGGTTTGAAGATGGCACGCTTAACGTTTCGGCTAACTGTATCGACCGTCACCTTGCTGAACGCGGTGGTGAAGTCGCAATCATCTGGGAAGGTGATGACCCTGCCGATGATAAAACTCTAACTTTTAATGAACTACACAAAGAAGTGTGCCTGTTTTCAAATGCTCTGAAAGAGCAAGGCGTACGTAAAGGTGATGTGGTTTGTTTATACATGCCAATGGTTCCAGAAGCTGCAGTTGCGATGCTGGCATGTACCCGTATCGGCGCGGTTCACACAGTGGTATTCGGTGGTTTCTCACCTGAAGCACTTTCTGGTCGTATTATCGATTCAAATTCTAAAGTCGTTATCACTGCCGATGAAGGCGTGCGTGGCGGCCGCGCTGTTCCACTGAAGAAGAATGTCGATGAAGCACTCACTAACCCTGAAGTGAAGAACATCGAGAAGGTTGTGGTATTCAAGCGTACTGGTGGTGATGTTGCTTGGCACGAACACCGTGATGTATGGTGGCATGATGCTATCGCAAACGTATCAGCTGATTGCCCACCTGAAGAGATGAATGCAGAAGATCCACTATTCATTCTTTATACATCAGGCTCAACAGGTAAACCTAAGGGTGTAATGCACACCACAGGTGGTTACCTTGTTTATGCAGCTATGACCTTCAAATACGTATTCGACTACCAAGAAGGCGAAACCTTCTGGTGTACTGCGGATGTGGGTTGGATTACTGGTCACACTTACCTTGTTTATGGACCGCTTGCTAATGGTGCGAAAACCATTCTGTTTGAAGGCGTGCCGAATTACCCGAACACCAGCCGCATGAGTGAAGTGGTCGATAAGCACAAAGTTAATATTCTTTATACTGCGCCAACGGCTATTCGTGCATTGATGGCGAAAGGCAATGAAGCGGTTGAAGGGACTTCTCGTGACAGCCTAAGAGTCATGGGCTCGGTAGGTGAACCTATCAACCCAGAAGCGTGGGAGTGGTACTACAAAACAATTGGTAACGAGCAGTCTCCAATTGTCGATACATGGTGGCAAACAGAAACGGGCGGCATCTTAATCGCTCCACTACCGGGCGCAACAGACCTAAAACCGGGTTCAGCGACTCGTCCATTCTTCGGTGTGCAACCCGCGCTTGTCGACAACATGGGCAACATCATTGAGGGTGCAACAGACGGCAACCTTGTGATTCTTGACTCTTGGCCGGGACAAATGCGTACCGTACATGGCGATCATGACCGTTTTGAGCAGACTTACTTCTCTACCTTTAAAGGCATGTACTTCACTAGTGATGGTGCTCGTCGTGATGAAGACGGTTACTACTGGATTACGGGTCGTGTCGATGACGTGCTTAACGTATCAGGTCACCGTATGGGTACCGCTGAGATTGAATCGGCGCTAGTGGCGTTCGATAAAATTGCAGAGGCAGCGATTGTGGGTATTCCTCATGATATTAAAGGCCAAGCAATTTACGCTTATATCACGCTTAATGATGGTGAGTTCCCAACCGCAGAGCTTCATAAAGAAGTGAAAGACTGGGTACGTAAAGAGATTGGCCCAATCGCAACACCAGACGTTTTGCATTGGACAGACTCTCTGCCGAAAACTCGTTCGGGTAAAATCATGCGTCGTATCTTACGTAAGATTGCCACAGGCGATACTGGCAACCTAGGCGATACGTCGACACTGGCAGACCCAAGCGTGGTCGATAAACTGATTGCAGAGAAAGCTGAACTGGCATAA
- the purD gene encoding phosphoribosylamine--glycine ligase: MNVLIIGAGGREHALGWKAAQNPNVETVFIAPGNAGTALEPKLENVNIGVEDIAGLVAFAQEKKIELTIVGPEAPLVIGVVDAFREVGLPIFGPTQAAAQLEGSKAFTKDFLARHEIPTGYYSNFTEIEPAIAYVREQGAPIVVKADGLAAGKGVIVAMTLEEAEDAIKDMLAGNAFGEAGSRVVIEEFLEGEEASFIVMVDGSSVLPMATSQDHKRVGDKDTGPNTGGMGAYSPAPVVTPEIHNRILEEVIYPTVRGMDAEGAPYTGFLYAGLMIDADGTPKVIEYNCRFGDPETQPIMMRMESDLVELCLMAIDEKLDEAESKWDPRASIGVVLAAGGYPADYAKGDVISLPTNEVEGQKVFHAGTTNNEAGDVVTNGGRVLCATALGNTVSEAQERAYALTKQVSWNGMFHRNDIGYRAIAREQEQ; encoded by the coding sequence ATGAACGTATTAATCATCGGTGCTGGCGGTAGAGAACACGCTTTGGGTTGGAAAGCTGCACAAAACCCAAATGTTGAAACGGTATTCATCGCTCCAGGTAACGCAGGTACTGCACTTGAGCCAAAACTTGAGAACGTAAACATCGGTGTTGAAGACATCGCAGGTTTAGTGGCGTTTGCTCAAGAGAAAAAAATCGAACTGACTATCGTTGGTCCTGAAGCACCATTGGTTATTGGTGTAGTTGATGCATTCCGCGAAGTTGGCCTACCAATCTTTGGCCCAACTCAAGCGGCGGCACAACTGGAAGGCTCTAAAGCCTTCACCAAAGACTTCCTAGCTCGTCATGAGATCCCAACAGGTTACTACTCAAACTTCACTGAGATTGAGCCAGCTATCGCTTACGTTCGCGAGCAAGGCGCTCCAATCGTAGTAAAAGCTGACGGCCTTGCAGCAGGTAAAGGCGTTATCGTTGCGATGACCCTTGAAGAAGCTGAAGATGCAATCAAAGACATGCTAGCAGGCAACGCATTTGGCGAAGCAGGCAGCCGCGTAGTGATCGAAGAATTCCTTGAAGGCGAAGAAGCAAGCTTCATCGTAATGGTTGACGGTTCTAGCGTGCTTCCTATGGCCACCAGCCAAGATCACAAACGTGTTGGCGACAAAGATACAGGCCCTAATACAGGCGGCATGGGTGCTTACTCTCCTGCACCAGTGGTAACTCCAGAAATCCACAACCGTATCCTTGAAGAAGTTATCTACCCAACGGTACGTGGTATGGATGCAGAAGGCGCACCTTACACAGGTTTCCTTTACGCTGGTCTAATGATCGATGCGGACGGCACACCTAAAGTTATCGAATACAACTGCCGCTTCGGCGACCCAGAAACGCAACCTATTATGATGCGTATGGAGTCGGATCTTGTTGAGCTTTGCCTAATGGCTATCGACGAGAAACTCGACGAAGCAGAATCTAAGTGGGATCCACGCGCTTCTATCGGTGTTGTTCTTGCGGCTGGCGGTTACCCTGCTGACTACGCAAAAGGTGATGTGATTTCACTGCCGACAAACGAAGTTGAAGGCCAAAAGGTTTTCCACGCGGGTACCACAAATAACGAAGCTGGCGACGTTGTGACAAACGGCGGCCGCGTGCTATGTGCAACCGCACTGGGTAACACGGTTTCTGAAGCTCAGGAGCGCGCTTACGCGTTAACTAAGCAAGTTAGCTGGAATGGTATGTTCCACCGCAATGACATTGGTTACCGTGCGATTGCGCGCGAGCAAGAGCAGTAA
- a CDS encoding 3'-5' exonuclease codes for MNRLVRYYWHHKLKGSPYQPLFAAPVDHEYVSLDCETTSLDPNQAELVTIAATKIIGNRIITSQPFEVRLRAPQSLDCNSIKIHRIRHQDLKHGIEEKQALIELLDFIGNRPLVGYHIRYDKKILDRACLKQLGFPLPNRLVEVSLLYQDKLERQLPNAYFDLSMDAICRQLDLPIPVNKHDALQDAISAALIFVRLKHGDLPRFNSSYS; via the coding sequence ATGAATAGATTGGTTCGTTATTACTGGCATCACAAACTCAAAGGCTCTCCTTATCAGCCTCTGTTTGCGGCGCCTGTTGATCACGAATACGTATCTCTTGATTGTGAAACCACCAGCCTCGACCCCAATCAGGCCGAACTGGTCACCATTGCCGCGACCAAGATCATCGGTAACCGAATCATTACCAGCCAACCTTTTGAAGTCCGGCTACGAGCCCCTCAATCGCTCGATTGCAATTCAATCAAAATTCATCGCATTCGCCATCAAGATCTAAAACACGGTATTGAAGAAAAACAGGCCTTAATCGAACTGCTCGACTTCATTGGTAATCGTCCTTTAGTCGGTTACCACATCCGCTATGACAAGAAAATTCTCGACCGCGCCTGTTTAAAACAACTCGGATTCCCACTGCCTAACCGATTAGTCGAAGTGAGCCTGCTCTATCAAGACAAACTCGAAAGACAGCTTCCCAATGCCTACTTCGATCTCAGTATGGACGCCATCTGCCGCCAGCTGGATTTACCGATCCCAGTCAATAAACATGATGCATTACAAGATGCTATCTCCGCTGCGCTGATCTTTGTTCGCCTTAAACACGGTGATTTACCTCGTTTCAACTCTTCTTATTCTTAA
- the fis gene encoding DNA-binding transcriptional regulator Fis, which produces MFEQNLTSEALTVTTVTSQDQITQKPLRDSVKASLKNYLAQLNGQEVSELYELVLAEVEQPLLDTIMQYTRGNQTRAATMMGINRGTLRKKLKKYGMN; this is translated from the coding sequence ATGTTCGAACAAAATCTGACTTCAGAAGCATTGACAGTAACTACAGTTACATCACAAGACCAAATCACGCAGAAGCCTCTACGTGACTCAGTTAAAGCATCATTGAAAAATTACCTTGCTCAATTAAACGGTCAAGAAGTCAGCGAGTTATACGAATTAGTATTAGCTGAAGTTGAACAGCCACTACTAGACACTATCATGCAGTACACTCGCGGTAACCAAACTCGCGCAGCAACCATGATGGGTATTAACCGCGGTACTCTTCGCAAGAAACTTAAAAAATACGGCATGAACTAA
- the aroQ gene encoding type II 3-dehydroquinate dehydratase encodes MSTKFRILVLNGPNLNLLGLREPAHYGSQTLDQIISSLTEQAKTQDVELSHLQSNREYELIEAIHSAYQNVDFIIINPAAFTHTSVALRDALLGVAIPFIEVHLSNVHAREPFRHHSYLSDKAEGVICGLGAQGYQFALTAALNKLNAK; translated from the coding sequence ATGTCTACAAAGTTTCGCATTCTAGTTTTAAATGGCCCAAACCTTAACCTGTTAGGCCTTAGAGAGCCTGCACACTACGGTTCTCAAACACTTGACCAGATTATTAGCTCTTTGACCGAGCAAGCGAAAACACAAGATGTTGAGCTGTCTCACTTACAGTCAAATCGTGAGTATGAACTGATTGAAGCTATCCATAGTGCTTATCAAAATGTTGATTTCATTATTATCAACCCAGCGGCCTTTACACATACCAGTGTGGCGTTGCGTGATGCACTACTTGGTGTTGCTATCCCATTTATTGAGGTTCATCTATCGAATGTTCACGCACGTGAACCATTCCGTCACCACTCTTACCTATCTGATAAAGCAGAAGGTGTGATTTGTGGCTTAGGTGCCCAAGGTTATCAATTTGCTTTGACGGCTGCGCTCAACAAGCTCAACGCAAAGTAA
- the accB gene encoding acetyl-CoA carboxylase biotin carboxyl carrier protein, with the protein MDIRKIKKLIELVEESGISELEISEGEESVRISRNSPVSAAPIQYAAAPAPVAAATPAAAPVAAEAAAPAVPAGHQVLSPMVGTFYGAPSPDAKPFVKVGQSVTAGETLCIVEAMKMMNQIEADKSGVVTAILVEDGQPVEFDQALVIIE; encoded by the coding sequence ATGGATATTCGCAAAATCAAAAAGCTAATCGAATTGGTTGAAGAGTCTGGTATTTCTGAGCTAGAGATCTCTGAAGGTGAAGAGTCAGTACGAATCAGTCGTAACAGCCCTGTATCTGCAGCGCCTATTCAATATGCAGCGGCTCCAGCTCCAGTAGCGGCAGCAACACCTGCGGCGGCACCTGTAGCAGCAGAAGCAGCAGCTCCTGCGGTTCCAGCTGGTCACCAAGTTCTTTCTCCAATGGTTGGTACTTTCTACGGCGCTCCAAGCCCAGATGCAAAACCATTCGTTAAAGTTGGTCAATCTGTAACTGCTGGCGAAACTCTATGTATCGTTGAAGCAATGAAAATGATGAACCAAATCGAAGCTGATAAGTCTGGTGTTGTAACAGCAATCCTAGTTGAAGACGGTCAACCAGTAGAATTCGACCAAGCTCTAGTAATTATCGAATAA
- the accC gene encoding acetyl-CoA carboxylase biotin carboxylase subunit, producing MLDKLVIANRGEIALRILRACKELGIKTVAVHSTADRDLKHVLLADETICIGPARGIDSYLNIPRIISAAEVTGAVAIHPGYGFLSENADFAEQVERSGFIFVGPKAETIRMMGDKVSAITSMKKAGVPCVPGSDGPLDDDEVKNKAHAKRIGFPVIIKASGGGGGRGMRVVRTEKELTEAIAMTRAEAKACFNNDMVYMEKFLENPRHIEVQVLADGQGNAIHLGERDCSMQRRHQKVVEEAPAPGITEEMRKYIGDRCTRACLEIGYRGAGTFEFLYENGEFYFIEMNTRIQVEHTITEMVTGIDLVKEQLRIAAGQPLSFTQDDIKLRGHSIECRINAEDPVRFLPSPGKIERFHAPGGMGVRWESHIYTGYTVPPHYDSMIGKLITYGENRDVAIARMKNALAEMIVEGINVNTELQLAIMNDENFQHGGANIHYLEKKLGLQ from the coding sequence ATGTTAGATAAATTAGTAATCGCAAACCGTGGTGAAATTGCACTGCGTATTCTGCGAGCATGTAAAGAGCTTGGCATCAAAACGGTAGCGGTTCACTCAACTGCTGACCGTGATCTTAAGCACGTACTTCTTGCTGACGAAACCATTTGTATTGGTCCAGCTCGCGGTATCGATAGCTACCTGAACATCCCTCGTATCATCAGCGCAGCTGAAGTTACTGGTGCAGTCGCTATTCACCCAGGCTACGGCTTCCTATCTGAAAATGCAGACTTTGCAGAACAGGTAGAGCGCAGTGGTTTTATCTTCGTTGGCCCTAAAGCTGAAACCATTCGCATGATGGGTGACAAAGTGTCAGCTATCACGTCAATGAAAAAAGCTGGCGTACCTTGTGTACCAGGTTCTGACGGTCCTCTTGATGACGATGAAGTGAAAAACAAAGCGCACGCTAAGCGCATTGGCTTCCCTGTAATCATCAAGGCATCTGGCGGCGGCGGCGGTCGTGGTATGCGTGTTGTTCGTACTGAAAAAGAACTAACAGAAGCTATCGCGATGACTCGTGCTGAAGCAAAAGCATGTTTCAACAACGACATGGTTTACATGGAGAAATTCCTAGAAAACCCACGTCACATTGAAGTACAAGTGCTTGCAGATGGCCAAGGTAATGCTATCCACCTAGGTGAGCGTGACTGTTCAATGCAGCGTCGTCACCAGAAAGTTGTGGAAGAAGCTCCAGCACCAGGTATCACTGAAGAAATGCGTAAATACATCGGCGACCGTTGTACTCGTGCATGTCTTGAGATTGGTTACCGCGGCGCAGGTACATTTGAATTCCTATACGAGAACGGTGAGTTCTACTTCATCGAAATGAACACTCGTATCCAGGTTGAGCACACGATTACTGAAATGGTAACGGGCATCGACCTAGTGAAAGAGCAACTTCGCATTGCTGCTGGTCAGCCTCTATCATTCACACAGGATGATATTAAACTGCGTGGCCACTCAATCGAATGTCGTATCAATGCTGAAGATCCAGTTCGCTTCCTACCTTCACCAGGTAAGATTGAACGTTTCCACGCACCAGGCGGCATGGGTGTTCGTTGGGAATCTCATATCTACACGGGCTACACAGTGCCACCGCATTACGATTCAATGATCGGCAAGCTGATCACTTACGGTGAGAACCGTGACGTAGCGATTGCACGTATGAAGAACGCACTAGCAGAAATGATTGTTGAAGGTATCAACGTCAATACTGAGCTGCAATTAGCGATTATGAACGACGAAAACTTCCAACACGGTGGTGCAAACATCCACTACCTTGAGAAGAAGCTTGGTCTGCAATAG
- the dusB gene encoding tRNA dihydrouridine synthase DusB, producing the protein MKIGNYQLKNNLIVAPMAGVTDRPFRELCLRYGAGMAVSEMMSSNPKVWKTSKSQQRMVHEGESGIRSVQIAGADPQLMAEAAQFNVANGAQIIDINMGCPAKKVNKKLAGSALLQHPELIEDILKAVVNAVDVPVTLKTRTGWDTDNRNCVQIAKIAEDCGIQALALHGRTRACMYKGEAEYKHIKAAKQAVSIPVIANGDIDSPEKAKFVLEYTGADALMIGRPAQGRPWIFNEILHYLENGTTMDPLPTSEVKDIMLGHVNALHEFYGEFLGPRIARKHVGWYLKEHEQASEFRRTFNAFEAGDLQLEALEGFFDNVAP; encoded by the coding sequence TTGAAAATCGGAAATTATCAACTTAAGAACAATCTAATCGTCGCTCCTATGGCTGGCGTAACGGATAGACCATTCCGTGAGTTGTGTCTTCGTTACGGTGCGGGGATGGCAGTCAGTGAAATGATGTCCTCCAATCCGAAAGTTTGGAAAACGTCAAAGTCTCAGCAGCGTATGGTACATGAAGGCGAATCGGGCATTCGTTCAGTACAAATCGCTGGTGCAGATCCACAGCTTATGGCCGAGGCTGCTCAATTCAATGTTGCTAACGGTGCGCAAATCATCGATATCAATATGGGTTGTCCAGCCAAAAAAGTGAATAAAAAGCTTGCGGGCTCAGCCCTACTTCAGCATCCAGAACTCATTGAAGATATTCTGAAGGCTGTGGTAAATGCTGTCGACGTTCCAGTAACGTTGAAAACGCGCACAGGCTGGGATACAGACAATAGAAACTGTGTCCAAATCGCTAAAATAGCCGAAGACTGCGGCATACAAGCTCTTGCCCTTCACGGGAGAACTCGCGCTTGTATGTACAAAGGTGAGGCAGAATACAAACACATTAAAGCAGCAAAACAAGCAGTATCTATTCCGGTTATCGCTAACGGTGATATCGATAGCCCGGAAAAAGCTAAGTTTGTGCTGGAGTACACTGGCGCTGATGCTTTAATGATAGGTCGACCTGCCCAAGGACGCCCTTGGATTTTTAACGAAATCCTACACTATTTGGAAAACGGCACCACGATGGACCCGCTCCCGACTTCGGAAGTGAAAGACATCATGCTTGGCCATGTGAACGCTCTACATGAATTTTATGGCGAGTTTTTAGGCCCCCGCATTGCTCGTAAGCATGTGGGTTGGTATCTAAAAGAACATGAACAAGCGAGTGAGTTTCGCCGTACCTTCAACGCATTCGAAGCAGGTGATCTGCAGCTTGAAGCGCTAGAAGGTTTTTTTGATAACGTTGCACCATAA
- the zntR gene encoding Zn(2+)-responsive transcriptional regulator, with protein sequence MFQIGELAKRCGVTADTLRFYEKNNLIAPASRSESGYRLYDENNQKQVTFILKSKELGLSLDEIKELLEIRLEATQHSCAEVKSITSSKLEMIDEKITELTKIRTALKKINDACCGHIDDDASHCSILAALDSANLEKGRCCS encoded by the coding sequence ATGTTTCAGATTGGCGAATTGGCGAAAAGATGCGGTGTGACAGCCGATACCTTGCGTTTTTATGAGAAGAATAACCTGATTGCACCAGCTAGTCGCAGTGAGTCAGGTTATCGTCTGTATGATGAAAATAACCAAAAGCAGGTGACGTTTATTCTCAAATCTAAAGAGTTAGGGCTGAGTTTAGATGAAATCAAAGAATTGTTAGAGATTCGCCTTGAAGCGACTCAACACAGTTGTGCTGAAGTGAAGTCGATTACTTCTTCTAAGTTAGAAATGATTGATGAAAAGATAACGGAGCTTACTAAGATTCGAACGGCACTCAAGAAGATTAATGATGCCTGCTGTGGTCACATAGATGACGATGCGAGCCATTGTTCGATTCTGGCTGCCTTGGACTCAGCAAACCTTGAGAAGGGACGTTGTTGTAGCTAA
- the purH gene encoding bifunctional phosphoribosylaminoimidazolecarboxamide formyltransferase/IMP cyclohydrolase, translating into MNNARPIRRALISVSDKTGIVEFAQALANRGVDILSTGGTARLLAEKGISVTEVSDYTGFPEMMDGRVKTLHPKVHGGVLGRRGQDDDVMETHGINPIDMVVVNLYPFAETVAKEGCTLADAVENIDIGGPTMVRSAAKNHKDVTIVVNAHDYERVVAEMDANEKSLTLETRFDLAIAAFEHTASYDGMIANYFGTMVPSYGENKEGDEESKFPRTFNQQFEKKQDMRYGENSHQAAAFYVEANPEEASVSTARQIQGKALSYNNIADTDAALECVKEFDQPACVIVKHANPCGVALGEDILEAYDRAFKTDPTSAFGGIIAFNRELDAATATAITERQFVEVIIAPSVSAEAVAIVAAKKNLRLLECGEWTTKTTGFDVKRVNGGLLVQDRDQGMVSEDDLKVVSKRQPTAEELKDALFCWKVAKYVKSNAIVYSKGDMTVGVGAGQMSRVYSAKIAGIKAADEGLQVEGCVMASDAFFPFRDGIDAAAEAGIKCVIQPGGSMRDDEVIAAADEHGMAMIFTGMRHFRH; encoded by the coding sequence ATGAATAACGCTCGTCCAATTCGCCGCGCTCTCATCAGCGTATCAGACAAAACTGGTATCGTTGAATTTGCACAAGCTCTTGCTAACCGTGGTGTAGATATCCTATCTACCGGTGGCACTGCTCGCCTGCTTGCTGAAAAAGGCATCTCTGTAACAGAAGTATCTGACTACACTGGCTTCCCAGAAATGATGGATGGCCGTGTTAAGACTCTGCACCCGAAAGTTCATGGTGGTGTTCTAGGCCGTCGTGGCCAAGATGATGACGTGATGGAAACTCACGGTATCAACCCTATCGATATGGTTGTTGTAAACCTATACCCATTCGCAGAAACCGTTGCTAAAGAAGGTTGTACCCTTGCTGACGCTGTTGAGAACATCGACATCGGTGGTCCTACAATGGTTCGCTCTGCTGCGAAAAATCACAAAGACGTGACTATCGTTGTAAACGCACACGACTACGAGCGTGTTGTGGCTGAAATGGACGCGAACGAGAAATCTCTAACACTAGAGACTCGCTTCGACCTCGCTATCGCCGCATTCGAGCACACGGCTTCTTACGACGGCATGATCGCAAACTACTTCGGCACTATGGTTCCATCTTACGGTGAGAACAAAGAAGGTGATGAAGAGAGCAAATTCCCTCGCACGTTCAACCAACAGTTCGAGAAGAAGCAAGACATGCGCTACGGTGAAAACAGCCACCAAGCAGCAGCATTTTACGTTGAAGCAAACCCTGAAGAAGCGTCTGTATCTACAGCTCGTCAAATCCAAGGTAAAGCACTTTCTTACAACAACATCGCTGATACTGACGCAGCACTCGAGTGTGTGAAAGAGTTCGACCAGCCAGCATGTGTGATCGTTAAGCACGCTAACCCATGTGGTGTAGCACTAGGTGAAGACATCCTAGAAGCTTACGACCGTGCATTCAAAACAGACCCAACGTCTGCATTTGGCGGCATCATCGCATTCAACCGTGAACTAGACGCTGCAACAGCAACGGCTATCACTGAGCGTCAATTCGTTGAAGTTATCATTGCACCTTCTGTTTCTGCTGAAGCAGTAGCAATCGTCGCAGCTAAGAAAAACCTTCGCCTACTTGAGTGTGGCGAATGGACGACTAAGACAACAGGCTTTGACGTGAAACGCGTTAACGGCGGCCTGCTAGTTCAAGACCGCGACCAAGGCATGGTTTCTGAAGATGACCTTAAAGTCGTTTCTAAGCGCCAACCTACTGCTGAAGAGCTGAAAGATGCATTGTTCTGCTGGAAAGTAGCGAAGTACGTTAAGTCTAACGCGATCGTTTACTCGAAAGGTGACATGACGGTTGGTGTGGGCGCAGGCCAAATGAGCCGCGTTTACTCTGCAAAAATCGCAGGCATCAAAGCGGCAGACGAAGGTCTACAGGTTGAAGGTTGTGTGATGGCATCAGATGCATTCTTCCCATTCCGTGACGGTATCGACGCGGCAGCAGAAGCGGGCATCAAGTGTGTTATCCAACCGGGCGGCTCTATGCGTGATGACGAAGTTATCGCAGCAGCAGACGAACACGGCATGGCGATGATCTTTACGGGCATGCGTCACTTCCGCCACTAA